In a single window of the Gossypium arboreum isolate Shixiya-1 unplaced genomic scaffold, ASM2569848v2 Contig00202, whole genome shotgun sequence genome:
- the LOC128288325 gene encoding 30S ribosomal protein S7, chloroplastic, with the protein MSRRGTAEEKTAKSDPIYRNRLVNMLVNRILKHGKKSLAYQIIYRALKKIQQKTETNPLSVLRQAIRGVTPDIAVKARRVGGSTHQVPIEIGSTQGKALAIRWLLGASRKRPGRNMAFKLSSELVDAAKGSGDAIRKKEETHRMAEANRAFAHFR; encoded by the coding sequence ATGTCACGTCGAGGTACTGCAGAAGAAAAAACTGCAAAATCCGATCCAATTTATCGTAATCGATTAGTTAACATGTTGGTTAACCGTATTCTGAAACACGGAAAAAAATCATTGGCTTATCAAATTATCTATCGAGCCTTGAAAAAGATTCAACAAAAGACAGAAACAAATCCACTATCTGTTTTACGTCAAGCAATACGTGGAGTAACTCCCGATATAGCAGTAAAAGCAAGACGTGTAGGCGGATCGACTCATCAAGTTCCCATTGAAATAGGATCCACACAAGGAAAAGCACTTGCCATTCGTTGGTTATTAGGGGCATCCCGAAAACGTCCGGGTCGAAATATGGCTTTCAAATTAAGTTCCGAATTAGTGGATGCTGCCAAAGGGAGTGGCGATGCCATACGCAAAAAGGAAGAGACTCATAGAATGGCAGAGGCAAATAGAGCTTTTGCACATTTTCGTTAA